The Roseibium sp. Sym1 nucleotide sequence TTTGAGGCAATTTTGTGAATACAGATGGAATTTGCTTGTCATTTTGACGAGTGTGCCCGGTTTCTGAACGACCAGGCTTTTTGAAAAGAAAAAAATTTCTTTATTTTCGCGTTCCCACCTTGCCCACAAGCCGCTGCAATCCTATTTTGCCGCTCGACGCGGTCCTTGCGGGCAACCCGGAGGAGCCGCCGGTCACCGACCATTTGAGGAGTTTGTCATGTCTTTTGAATTGCCTGACCTGCCGTATGCATATGATGCACTGGCCCCGTACATGTCTGCTGAAACGCTCGAGTTTCACCATGACAAGCACCACCAGGCCTATGTCACGAAGGGCAACGAGCTGCTCGCGGGCAGCGGCCTTGAAGGCAAGTCCCTGGAAGAGATCGTCAAGGAGAGCTACGGCAAGAACGCGCCGCTGTTCAACAATGCCGGTCAGCACTACAACCACATCCACTTCTGGAAATGGATGAAGAAGGACGGTGGCGGCAAGTCGCTTCCGGGCGCACTCGCTTCCGCGATCGACAGCGACCTGGGCGGATTCGACAAGTTCCGCGCCGACTTCATCGCCGCGGGTGTCGGACAGTTTGGCTCCGGTTGGGCATGGCTCGCGGTCAAGGACGGCAAGCTGGAAATCATGAAGACACCGAACGGCGAAAACCCGCTGGTTCACGGCGCGGCGCCGATCCTCGGCTGCGACGTGTGGGAGCATTCCTATTACATCGACTACCGCAACGCGCGTCCGAAGTACCTGGAAGCTTTCATCGACAACATGATCAACTGGGACTACGTCCTGGAAATGTACGAAGCTGCCAAATAAGCCATTCCGGCAGCAGGTTCGAGGAAAACCCCGGTTCTCAGGAGCCGGGGTTTTTTGATATTGTTTCCGAATTGTTGACGGTGTGTTCGTAGGTTTTTTCCCGAGTTCACAAGAGCGTGATTTTATTACCGGTCGGTATCTGCGCTGTACTCCTGGTTGAACAAGGCGTCTTCGACGCCTGAATCAGAGGGAGTAGGTGATGCGAAATTTCCGGAAATTCGCGGGTGCGGCCATGGCAGCCGGGCTGGTTCTGGCAACCATGCCGGCCCAGGCGACAGACGATCCGATCGCGACGCGCCAGGCCATCATGTCGTCCATGGGGGCGGCGGCCGGTCTCGGCGGCGGCATGATGAAAGGCGAAATCGCCTATTCGCCGGCAGCCGGAAAGGCGGCGATTGCGACGGCACGCGCTGTTGCCCTGACATTTGGCGACTATTTCCCGGCGGGCTCCGATCAGGGCAAAACCGGAGCGGCGCCGAGCATCTGGGAAAATCCGGACGGGTTCGCGGCGGAACTCGCCAAACTCGCTGAAGCGACCGCCAAGGGCGTCGAGGCTTCCGGCAAGGATGGACCTGCCGACGTGGAGGCCTTCAAGGCGGCCATGGGACCGATCTTCGGTACTTGCAAATCCTGTCACGAGACTTACCGTAAGAAGAACTGACCTGAGCGGTCTTGTTCTGAACTGATCTCTGGAGAGGCCGTTGAAAAAGGCGATCACTGTCCTGTTCCTCCTAGGCGTGATCGCCGCCGGCACCGGCTGGGGCCTCTCCGCCCCAACGCGCCTGAGTCAGACGCAGGATGCCGCGCTTCAGGAGGGCGATCCGGACAGGGGCGAGCTGGTGTTCTGGGCAGGAGGCTGTGCGTCCTGCCATGCCGCCAAAGGCGCCGAAGGCGATGAGCTTCTGAAGCTGGGGGGCGGTCTGCGTCTGGAAACGCCCTTCGGAACCTTTGTCGCGCCGAACATTTCCTCCAGCGAGGCCGACGGGATCGGAGCCTGGTCACTGGCCGACCTGGCCAATGCCATGACCCATGGCACCTCTCCGGACGGACGCAACTATTATCCGGCCTTTCCCTACACGTCATATGCACGCATGTCCGGCGATGACCTGGGGGACCTTTATGCCTTTCTCAAGACCCTTCCGGCCGTTGAAGGCAAGGCGCCTGGCCACGAACTGGGCTTTCCGTTCAACATCAGGCGCGGCCTGGGACTCTGGAAGCGCCTGTTCCTCGATCCGTCGCCGGTCATCGCCGCGCCTGCCGGCGGGGCGGAAGTTGACATGGCTCTCTGGGAACGCGGCCGCTACCTTGTCGAGGGGCCCGGACATTGCGGGGAATGCCACACGGCGCGCGATTTTGCCGGCGGTCTGATCCTGGCCGACTGGCTCGGCGGTGCGCCCGCGCCGACAGGAGAGGGGAGGATCCCCAAT carries:
- a CDS encoding superoxide dismutase; this translates as MSFELPDLPYAYDALAPYMSAETLEFHHDKHHQAYVTKGNELLAGSGLEGKSLEEIVKESYGKNAPLFNNAGQHYNHIHFWKWMKKDGGGKSLPGALASAIDSDLGGFDKFRADFIAAGVGQFGSGWAWLAVKDGKLEIMKTPNGENPLVHGAAPILGCDVWEHSYYIDYRNARPKYLEAFIDNMINWDYVLEMYEAAK
- a CDS encoding c-type cytochrome — its product is MRNFRKFAGAAMAAGLVLATMPAQATDDPIATRQAIMSSMGAAAGLGGGMMKGEIAYSPAAGKAAIATARAVALTFGDYFPAGSDQGKTGAAPSIWENPDGFAAELAKLAEATAKGVEASGKDGPADVEAFKAAMGPIFGTCKSCHETYRKKN
- a CDS encoding cytochrome c, whose protein sequence is MKKAITVLFLLGVIAAGTGWGLSAPTRLSQTQDAALQEGDPDRGELVFWAGGCASCHAAKGAEGDELLKLGGGLRLETPFGTFVAPNISSSEADGIGAWSLADLANAMTHGTSPDGRNYYPAFPYTSYARMSGDDLGDLYAFLKTLPAVEGKAPGHELGFPFNIRRGLGLWKRLFLDPSPVIAAPAGGAEVDMALWERGRYLVEGPGHCGECHTARDFAGGLILADWLGGAPAPTGEGRIPNISPVDGGFGSWSASDIAYYLESGFTPEYDSVGGEMVHVQENMARLPAGDRDAIAVYLKAIPPVSAAGS